aatatggcccaacgcctatttgctagaacccgccaagttgaatcattggctgctgaagtgatgagtctcaaacaggagattagagggctcaagcatgagaataagcagttgcaccggctcgcccatgactatgctacaaacatgaagaggaagcttgaccagatgaaggaatctgatggtaaggttttacttgatcatcagcggtttgtgggtttgttccaaaggcatttattgccttcgtcctctggggctgtacctggtaatgaagcttcaaatgatgaacctccaatgcctcctccttctggggttttgtcaagtactgaggctccggataaccaccctccggtgctttctctttctggggctctaccgactgctgagacttcccctaagcaacctttgtgaaggctcccttttgtgtgtttattttgactcatgtatatgtacatatttgtggcttatcgaaaatattaataaataagctttgcttcatttcaacatattgtgttaaatacaccaaaaccttcttcataaagctctttgaatttttgcttttgttgaaacctgtattgttgaagctttgtgagtgaagcatgtagtttgaggtagtgttcccttaatttcccgagtgaggaaaacttctcggttggagacttgaaaaatccaagtcactgggtagtcacgaacttttgagtaccaaggcgtagtagcatatggtgggagtcccccaagtctctagtcgagggagttgacgaatgaggtgtcttgctaatagtccatgtcgtaagtaccaaaacttcattcttttgttttctaagtggtagccccggactttttcttcatagattttgtttatgaaggttgctaggcccgaataagtggaattgcagaaggtgtaaccgttggtgcattaacatcataatggaagcatcacaatgatggaagcatcacaatgatgaaagcatcataatgatgaaaacaccataatgatgaaacatcataatgatgtttctttggtggaattgtttttcatttcccctaacaaccggaattgtttttcaacataacaccatcatctgtaggtcgaatcacaaagttgtcttcatgaaagttgttcgttaattccttaactacaacatatccaaattggagagccatcggagcagtacaactccagaaatccaggtatgatgagtgactgtttatcatttgtctgtcaacccgtcagatttgttgtgagctttgaaactctattttctcttgctcagatcagcatgctttcttcattgaagttgttcctcagcttgtgaactacaacatatccaaatttgagatccctcggagctgtataactcaagaaactcaggtatgatgaatgactggttattatttttctgtcaacccgtcagatttgttgtgagcttcgaaactccattttctcttgttcagatcggtatgctttcttcattgaagttgttcctcagcttgtgaactacaacatatccaaatttgagatccctcggagctgtataactcaagaaactcaggtatgatgaatgactggttattatttttctgtcaacccgtcagatttgttgtgagcttcgaaactccattttctcttgttcagatcggtatgctttcttcattgaagttgttcctcagcttgtgaactacaacatatccaaatttgagatccctcggagctgtataactcaagaaattcaggtatgatgaatgactggttattatttgtctgtcaacccgtcagatttgttgtgagcttcgaaactccattttctcttgttcagatcggtatgctttcttcattgaagttgttcctcatcgactctttcataacatatcaaaaattcaggatgaactaacggttaaatatttccagatcttcgaaacatcacaacagcttcgaaatctgcaagaagccgactatcatgtttggagcttcaacactttaatttccgtcgctcaaacagaaatggttccttcttgaaagttgttcatatgctcaagaactatagggtgtccaaaattcagctccattggagaagagcagaggttgcagaaatttgatagatgaaaggaggcggaagagggagagagagaaaaagtctcctgggttggatttctattttggggcagattccaatttttgtagcaccttcattattgatgaattgcttgtacttttgtccattatgaaatttgggactttggcttgttgttggatctattataatatgtttgagaacatatataagtgaataaataagaaggaaaattttgggcccttgtgggtgtaaaacaaaaaatgtttatgtttacccaagtgtttttgtacaagttcaagggcatcttgggttttgtgaacaaaatttgtttatttggagcaaggttttgtgttgaagctttgtaggtgaagctttggtgttgaagctttgtgggtgaagctttggaggtgaagcttttcgggtgaagcttgttgggtgaagctttttaggtgaagctttgtgggtgaagctttttaggtgaagcttttcgggtgaagctttttgggtgaagctttttaggtgaagcttttcgggtgaagctttttgggtgaagctttttaggtgaagctttgatggtgaagctttttgggtgaagctttttaagtgaagctttttgggtgaagctttttaggtgaagctttgatggtgaagctttttgggtgaagctttttaggtgaagctttgtgggtgaagctttgtgggtgaagctttgatggtgaaagtatgtagagggagctttctaggtgaagattttttaggtgaagctttgtaggtgaagcttttttaagtgaagcttttcgggtgaagctttttaggtgaagctttgtgggtgaagctttttaggtgaagctttgtgggtgaagctttggaggtgaagcttttcgggtgaagctttttaggtgaagctgttttttttttttttttttttttttttttttttttttttttggcgcttgacacggtcttcatttgcttgttttgtagtgactgtggaagacggattgctttctgattgagaagggttccagcattgcttgctatgaatgtaaaagagtgagggctgagttggctaaattacctctttattgaattcattgccaaatggccttcattacataggatgccaaacggctatagctcaacacttgtacatcgtgagtctatttgtagtagtacttcaagtgatcagcgttccatggatggccaagggtcttgccatcggagcttctaagtgtgtaagagccagggcgactgatgccaatgacttcatacggtccatcccagtttggactaagtgtgccttcactcgggactctgtcgcagagtaatcttttctttaagacccagtctcctattttgaaagaacgaggcttgaccctagagtcataatagttggagatgcgctgcttgtaggcgacattcctcaagtgagcttggtttctgtgttcctcgactaaatccaagttgagggtgagttgtttgtcattttcactttgaatgtagttctggactcggaatgttgcttgctcgagctcaacagggacaaccgcctctgtgccaaaggcaagtgagaatggagtttctcctgttgaagtccgatatgaagtgcgatatgaccaaagaacttggggtacaaattctggccaacagcctttagctttgtccaagctggttttcaaagtgcgcttgattattttgttgatggcctcaacttgtccattagactggggatgagctggagaggcaaagcataagttgatgttgaacttagagcagaacaacctgaacttcttgttgtcgaactgtcgcccattgtcagtgactatcgcattgggaatgccgaatctacaaaggatgttcttccacacgaagtcttctatctttgcctcagtaatggttgccaagggttctacttcggcccactttgtgaagtagtccactgcaacgactgcgtaacagactttgcccttccctgccggcattgggccgatcaaatcaagtccccactgggcgaagggccaagggctgatcataggagtaagaggctctggaggggaatgaggaatagccgcatatcgttgacatttgtcacatgagcgggatactttgatggcatcctggtggagtgttggccagtaatatccttggcgaaaagtcttgtgtgctagggaccgagatccagcatgatctccacagactccctcatgtatttcccgaaggacgatttccgcctcggcaggcgtaagacaccttaagtatggcaggctaaaacctcgcttatagagttgatcattgatgatcaggtagcgggtagacttgtatcgaatttgtttagcctggactttatcatttgggagggtgccatgagcaaggaaattatagatcggggtgatccaactatccccctgttgtaagttgcatacttctgcggccatggtgcttggtgttgccaacagttcgacatgaatttttcttccaatcttgtcttccacagccgaggcgaggcgagccagggcgtctgcatgactgtttgccgctcgaggaacttgggtgatctggtagtggaagtgcttgagcaaaagttgtgtttgcgcaagatatgctgccatggagctgtccttagcatcaaagttgttggtaacctggttgaccaccaattgggagtcactgaaaatatcaatttgtttaaccccgaggtgtttggccaaacgtaatcctgctagaagggcttcatactcggcctcattatttgatgccttgaatttgaaacgaatagcatactccattgctactttgtcgggtgtagtcaagactagtcccgctccacagccctgttggttggatgagccatcaacatacagactccatgctggggttgttggttctatcttctgagcttccgggggtaatgaagccactgcttcaggtgtagaagcaatgtcaaccggatatgtgaagtcggcaatgaagtctgccactgcttggcccttctcagctggctttggttggtaggagatgtcaaactcacccaacgctattgcccatttgatcattcgccctgaagtgtcaggactttggagtatctgtcgaagaggataattggtaagcacgatgatggagtgcgcttggaagtaagggcggagttttcgagcagacatgaccaatgccagagccaatttctcaatgttagagtaccgtgtctccgcatcttgtaaggctttgctagcgtagtagacaggtcgctcaatattcccatcctttcgaatgagaacggaacttacggctgaagctgataccgataggtagataatgagaatgtctcctacctcgggcttggagagtagaggggctttactcatgtactccttgaggtttttgaatgcctcggcacattcatcagtccatgtaatgtacttcctacttcccttaagtgctttaaaaaagggagcacatttgtctgtggccttagaaatgaacctggttaaggctgccaccttgccagtaaggctctggatgtcctttgaagttaccggttccttcatgtcgaggattgctttgatcttctcgggattagcttcaatgcctcgttggctaatcatgaaacctaagaatttgccagagcctacgccgaaggcacatttgttggggtttaacctcattcgatacctcttcaaaatagtgaaagtttcagataggttggtgatgtgttggtcagcatgtttgctcttgactaacatatcatcaacgtaaacttccatgctcttcccaatctgctcggcgaacattgagttgactagtctctgataagtcgctcctgcattctttaggccgaaaggcatgactttatagcagtatagtcctctgtcggtagtgaaggctgtgtgttcttgatccgaagggttcatgaggatttggttgtatcctgagtaagcatccatgaagctcaggagttcacacccggccgtagagtctataagtctgtcaataagaggaagagggaagctatctttcggacaccctttgtttaggtcggtgtagtcaacacacattctccacaagaccttttgaagcaaaagactttctttggtcggatttttcttaacaaggaccacatttgctacccatgtcgggtaattgacttcgcggacaaagcctatgcctttgagtttttcaacttctgctttcattgcctcgtatcgttcagcgtcataagatcttcgcttctgtctcaccggcttgatcttggggtcaatactcaaacgatgacagatgacatcgggagagatgcctggcatgtcctcgtatgaccaggcgaagacttcagtgttctctttcaaaaaagatatcaatgctaaccgaaggggtggtgacaatgtggtgccaatcttcaccatgcgatctggataatctcttgagataggtaccttcttcaactcttcagcaggttgggcttgctgggtgaaagagtcatctcgaggatcatcgggttgattgttgctatcaggaagatccaagttcgcttcatctaggctggtctttgtgacttggtcatgtacagacagggtttccttgggtccgggcaagtgttgttgcttaactgaagtgttgtaacatgatcgtgcactaagctgatctcctctgatgtagccgttgccatggggggttggaaatttcatcaacagcatatgcgtggataccatagccttgagatcattgatgcctgtgcgcccaaatatgacattgtatgccgttgggcagtcaaccactaggaagttagtggtaatggtagccgtgtaagggcctgtaccaatagtaaagggtaaatgtatgctccctaagggttgcacgatatcaccggagaagcttatcagaggagaaatcgagcgatcgagcaagtgttcagctacactgagtgccctgaaagcttcggcaaacatgatattgaccgaagcccctgtgtctacgaggattcgtcgaacatcaaagttggctatgtgagcctccacgatcaatgggtcgttatgagggtagatgatgcctctttcttcctcagggtagaaacatatcggatcccagttaggcttttgatacttccctcccctgatgtcttccacgtgaaacacttggtgaccaggcctcagaattcgttcactgtttttcatggccctattggaagattcagatatgggtgtgccgccgcttatggaatatatgacattcacctggcgttggttacggttatccctttgagggtgaaggaggaattgatcaatttttccttctcgtgccaaagcttcaatacgatcacggaggatgatacatttctcgctatcatggccgttatgctcatggtagcaacaaaacatgcccgcgttattcgggggcgtgtaatctgggtgcctcggctttggctttggtatcaggtgagctatgctggggtaaatggccgcgcatgtggcattcaagggcgtgtatgtctcataccttggggtagggggtatcttgacgcgggtttgacccactgcattgactgcctgggggcgagcgttattgtggcgatacccttggttatcgggatagtgtcccttactctttttactgaaatgagagtggtgaggatggaaatccttcctcttgccttgaaattgatatgtctgttgattcagtgaagcattatgcaaggcatggggaggtgccactgctgtttggaaagtcgaggtcttctcatttaggtgagtctggcttccacctcccacttgttgataaaggatggttgtagggggtttctcctgatatgtctttgcctcggcggaggcatggttataagcctgcgccatcacctcagagtaagtcttccaagtattggcattgatcatgtatttaaagaaacaatcacgtaggcctgccgtgaaggctttgagggcagtcttgtcgtctgcctcggcacaccgggagtattcatggctgaagcggccagcatacatacgtaatgactcgtctggcttctggcggatagtgtacaagtcatctgcagagtgcaagcgatcggtttggaaaatgtgttgggaaacaaatagtttcctcaattcctcaaatgagtctaccgtctcaggtgtaagacgacaataccaatttagagctccactagagagggtggaggggaagagaagacatcgctcttcgtcggtgtgcatccggtatgccatggtggactcaaagaggttaaggtgctcaatcgggtcctcttttccagtataaagttgcaagccaagcttttgctttgtctttgcttgaaggggggtgttgaggatcctccttgtaagagggccaggcctgggttggttccagtcaggtatttcagcctgacgttcagccttcaacttgtttacttcctcaagaagttgtaggacaagggggtcctgagcggagttatgtgtcactggagctttctttcgtaaatctccatctcctattggaattaggaaggtttgatcaagggcatgtgatttttccctggactcgctgtactggcttccagggtatgtctgtcggaacacctctgagtcccctgtaccctcatgtctctctaggacttgttgccccttccccaaattggtggccggcttgggccgtggcaggggaccgagtctctcagaaatccttgggtcattgatctttgagcttatatggatggaattctctcgacgttgcttcaggaaatcccgacaatcgcgaaagacggctttcgatccttctgccccttcagcaaagaggtgtctccctccacttctcatggttcgggtcgaagcaactgggttaagagaagcctcatgttgattatcaagtcgaggggtaatctgttccctatcagggatatctatgtcgaatgcatgtgaccctccatgttggagggcacccagttgatggttgacttccacgggggcaacaagctcgcgtgtctgagcttgcctagcttcgtggagtgtctcgaagagcttctcatattgctcctggaggacctcattcttcattgctatcttgttgttctgagcttccaactcatcgactttagcttgaagaagaactcgttttccttccttctttcgttgtttcgcactatgtgcaaggggggtgtcattctgtgtgctgtggcttccttcgcttcccatgttggagagggatgcctggtcaaaagaaagtgtacgaatgatagaaaccagcttgacacagctgaagagagtaggaataagtgtcgtttcccacagacggcgccaaatgttgatgcacaaaatcagcgaggactttggtacaacagaaagtgtcaggttttgtgaccttcgcttggttgcttggttgcttcagtcactagtgaggataagtacgtaaatgaatagagacagagaagcaaacacaggatgtacgtggttcacccagattggctacgtccacggagtagaggagttcttattagtagtgaagggcttacacaagtacaaaggatcaagctctcaatttagtgagttcttgtgaatgatttaacacaaaatggcattaggcaatattgtgggggaatgacccctatttatagaaaaacttgtagctttgtcacattgacatgtgtcatgttgtgattggttcttgatgtcgacacgtgctgcgctctgattggcttctaatcttgacacgtgtcgagtagtgattggcctcctggtcggaggggaactcttctgggtccttgacagtatagcgttggccggtgctcggtagtttcgggattggtcaagtatggtacaaacaaatttcaTGATCAGAAACTCCAAAGCTCAGTTAGGAACAGCAATCCATCAGTTTTCACATTATGCAGATAAACTAGGTCTTCTGGCTCAATTTGTATCGTTTTATGTATCACTTTGATTGAAAAAGTTTCATATAATTAAGTTGCCCTTGTACTACTGTTGTGCAACATCGTCCCGCTCAGGTGTAGGGTTTTATCCAAAAGATATCGGTGTTATTAGCACTCAACTGTTTGTATTTGGTAAACGATGTGCAATATATTCCATATTTATAATTGTTTGTGTAGCATTTTACTATGTTGCAATGTGGGGACATATGAAACTACAACTTGTTGAGATCACTTTCCTTCACAAAGAGTCCATGGAAGCCATAAGGCACCCGCCGGGGCATCCTCACAGCAGCCACAATGTCAAGCTGAGGAGACTTGGCATCCATCACCAAGAACTTCGATTCCCCGGCCTTCTCATCGTGAACATACGACACCACATACCCGTCGTCCTCATCCGCATCCGGATTCTCGGGCTCTCTGGCCACGAAAAACGGCTCGCCCCCGTAGCACCCCGGGCCAAACATCCTGCTGGCCACAATAGACTCCTTGTGCTCCGAATTAGACACATCCAATTTCACAACTCCTGATATCTTAGGCATGGGATCACCCACAGCTGCATACACATACTGATTCTTCTTCCCCAAGTAAGCCGGATTGATCAAGGCGAAATCCAGATTTCTAGTTGAAATCGGCTGCCTCGTCACAATCCCCGTCTTCAGATCAATCCGAACCTTCTCAACCAAAGAATGAACAAGCTCCATTCTCTCCATTGTGTGTTCTGCTGACAAAACGTTTGGTGCCACCATCACAATAGCATCCTCCTCATCCCATGCATTGATAGCATGTACGTTGTTGAAACCCGGCACCTCAAACCACCTCATCTCCGACTCGTCCTTCGCGTACCGCGGAATGACTCCGATCCTCGGCACTTTGGAAGGGTCCAAACCAACAGGGGAGGCTCCTTTAGTGATCATGTCAATAAGGTTCATCCCAATTTGTATGTCAGCAAATATGGCATATTTTTTGGTGATTGCAAAGTCATGGAGGAACGATGGAGTGACCATGGAGAATATCGGCACGTCCGGCTGCTTCACGCCATTCGAGTCGAAGCGGAAGTAGGTTAGAAACGGCGGTATAGGGCCATAGCGGAAGGCGAATGCCTCCCCCGTTTCTGGGTCTACCTTCGGATGAGCTGTCATGCTCATGGAGAGCTTGCCGTCGAAATCATGGCGTCCCAGAGTCTCGATGTCTCCGTCGGACGTCAGGCGGAGGGAGTACGGGAGATCGGACTCGCCGAGAGCGTAAAGTCGGTCGCCGAAGAAGGCCAAACTTGTGTTTGCAAGACCAATGC
The nucleotide sequence above comes from Malus sylvestris chromosome 16, drMalSylv7.2, whole genome shotgun sequence. Encoded proteins:
- the LOC126607315 gene encoding probable carotenoid cleavage dioxygenase 4, chloroplastic produces the protein MDAFSSSFLSTFPTQRISISPAITSPRLSSISAVRIEERPTSQPPASRPPPPPPPKSTPQPPLEAKTDRALQNNASTFTAAKQQSSALPAVIFNALDDFINNFIDPPVKPSVDPRHVLSYNFAPVEELPPTECEIIQGSLPPCLDGAYIRNGPNPQYLPRGPYHLFDGDGMLHSVRISGGRAVLCSRYVKTYKYTVERDAGHPILPNVFSGFNGLTASATRGALSAARVFTGQFNPANGIGLANTSLAFFGDRLYALGESDLPYSLRLTSDGDIETLGRHDFDGKLSMSMTAHPKVDPETGEAFAFRYGPIPPFLTYFRFDSNGVKQPDVPIFSMVTPSFLHDFAITKKYAIFADIQIGMNLIDMITKGASPVGLDPSKVPRIGVIPRYAKDESEMRWFEVPGFNNVHAINAWDEEDAIVMVAPNVLSAEHTMERMELVHSLVEKVRIDLKTGIVTRQPISTRNLDFALINPAYLGKKNQYVYAAVGDPMPKISGVVKLDVSNSEHKESIVASRMFGPGCYGGEPFFVAREPENPDADEDDGYVVSYVHDEKAGESKFLVMDAKSPQLDIVAAVRMPRRVPYGFHGLFVKESDLNKL